In Calonectris borealis chromosome 22, bCalBor7.hap1.2, whole genome shotgun sequence, one genomic interval encodes:
- the LOC142091844 gene encoding LOW QUALITY PROTEIN: alpha-2-macroglobulin-like protein 1 (The sequence of the model RefSeq protein was modified relative to this genomic sequence to represent the inferred CDS: substituted 1 base at 1 genomic stop codon), which produces MESKDLISEPAAEQTXVYSNPTPGEGGCGRPQCLLAAGDMRSPAALPILLLLILHLAARASAAPSYVVTSPAVIYHPHTAMLWVHLSGLHEPVQVTIQLQRADRTHNITLLERKVQEPHLYLNITFPAPAPAKGKEEIVDLHISIQGDSLDVSKKKKVMLRALEPGIFIQTDKAVYKPGQQVKFRIVSLDKDFTPSNKKLPLVFLKDPSGNRIAQWREVSPRQGIVDLSLPLAAEPALGTYAIEVEGKRHSFSVEEYVLPKFEMTIDLPAVVLEKDKKFQMEICGRYTYGKPVQGKVQATLCQTLTHRFHSALTKERNCIEVGGQTEKNGCFSTEVLLTAFSLTSHRYQKQFQVQASLVEDGTGLELKNTKSCKILPEILTVTFENTDDFYKPGIPYTGTMLLKGADGAVLPQKQLLLIVSQQEKDMRQTFLTDRLGRASFELETSGWNGTVSLHGQVKDSSTLNYQNAYAYLSPFLSASRSFLRIRRLESELPCSQPQQLWVDYIFSKEALGTQLESLDVVFLVLAKGTIASILRKELPAEAGLRGSFSLELPIGPELAPTAKVLGYTVLPNGEMVADSTKLKVAKCFPNKVKMAFSEDRALPGSALRLELEAAPGSLCAIRAVDRSVLLLKPEAELNTEAVYKVLPEFDYPGSIQDPHPCSAFFWDYPPDFEIPFVLRQRDFFRPPRRHRSPFLFWRNSQMDTYRLFQNAALKLFTNTKTSDVCKEKIVLPGMAGPSGPRGRLDSPMTSLWKGAADPVIMRLSVPEVVGHHTPVASDQEEPPAPRTYFPETWLWDLVPVGEGGSVEVTVTVPDAITEWEAGMFCTAPLGLGLAPATTLTAFKPFFVELALPYSVVRHEAFTLVATVFNYLRQCLRVQVMLAESAELEVSASTDEAFSGCICADEARTFRWGVRATSLGEVNITISTEALSSKELCGNEMPVVPAQGRVDTMIKPLLVQPGGILVEKAHNSLLCQEVAEEISLEVPANILEGSQRAHVTVMGDIMGNALQNLDHLLAMPYGCGEQNMVRFAPNIYIQQYLEKSGQLHPDIRAKAQGFLQSGYQRELLYKHDDGSYSAFGKSDPSGNTWLTAFVLKSFGQARAYVAIEEQHITDALRWLRKKQRETGCFRSVGKLFNNALQGGVSDELSLSAYVTAAMLELGLSPKNPKVSSALQCLEASATDDPYTQALLAYVFGLAGRGEQQRARLQSLAQHSVSAEGQLYWRRKGKALPPSQPSWAAAAPAEVEMTAYVLLAYLSQPHVSSADMGTASQIVRWLSKQQNPYGGFASTQDTVVALQALAKYAALTYGSNGDFTVTVTSPTGTAQDFVLHDSNRLVLQRAALHELPGTYGVRARGQGCALVQVTLRYNVPPPPSTGMFDLRVETEPGECTGDASARFHLLLRARYTGERPATNMVVIEAKLPSGYIPDKSSMVELKRQKLVKKVEVQPDQVTIYLDQLTKEEETFAFTTTQDFPVKNLQPATVTLYDYYETDDRTDAAYSAPCSSEADGQEQENF; this is translated from the exons ATGGAAAGCAAAGATCTCATTtcagagcctgcagcagagcagacCTAGGTCTACAGCAACCCAACACCTGGAGAAGGAGGCTGTGGCCGTCCCCAATGTCTGCTTGCAGCTGGAGACATGAggtccccagctgccctgcccaTCCTGCTGCTCCTCATCCTGCACCTCGCAGCTAGGGCATCTGCAGCACC GAGTTATGTGGTCACGTCCCCAGCTGTGATCTACCACCCCCACACAGCGATGCTGTGGGTCCATCTCAGTGGCCTCCACGAGCCCGTCCAGGTGACCatccagctgcagagagcagacaGGACCCATAACATCACCCTGCTGGAAAGGAAGGTCCAGGAGCCTCATCTGTACCTGAACATCACCTTCCCC GCTCCAGCCCCCgccaaagggaaggaggaaattgTAGACCTGCACATCTCAATCCAGGGAGATTCCCTGGATGTCTCCAAGAAGAAGAAGGTGATGCTGAGAGCCCTGGAGCCTGGGATCTTCATACAGACAGACAAGGCTGTCTACAAGCCTGGACAGCAAG TGAAGTTTCGAATTGTCTCTTTGGATAAAGACTTCACTCCCAGCAATAAGAAG CTGCCCCTTGTGTTCCTGAAG GATCCCAGCGGGAACCGCATCGCGCAGTGGCGGGAGGTGAGCCCGCGGCAGGGCAtcgtggacctgtccctcccgcTGGCTGCCGAGCCGGCCCTGGGCACGTACGCCATCGAGGTGGAGGGGAAGAGACACTCCTTCAGCGTGGAGGAATATG TGCTGCCCAAATTTGAGATGACCATTGATCTCCCCGCCGTGGTGCTGGAGAAGGACAAGAAGTTCCAGATGGAGATTTGTGGACG GTACACCTACGGGAAGCCCGTCCAGGGGAAGGTCCAGGCCACCTTGTGCCAGACCTTGACACACAGATTTCACAGTGCCCTCACGAAAGAGAGGAACTGCATCGAGGTTGGCGGGCAG ACTGAGAAGAACGGCTGCTTTTCAACAGAGGTTTTGTTGACTGCCTTCAGCCTGACCAGCCACAGGTATCAGAAGCAATTCCAAGTCCAGGCATCGCTGGTGGAGGATGGGACAG GGCTGGAGCTGAAAAACACCAAGAGTTGCAAGATTTTACCTGAAATCCTCACCGTCACCTTTGAAAACACCGATGATTTCTACAAGCCCGGCATCCCCTACACTGGGACG ATGCTGCTGAAGGGAGCCGACGGTGCCGTGCTGCCGCAGAAGCAGCTCTTGCTCATCGTTAGCCAGCAAGAAAAAGATATGAGACAGACCTTCCTGACAGACAGACTGGGGAGAGCCTCCTTCGAGCTGGAGACCTCTGGTTGGAATGGCACGGTCTCCTTGCAT GGTCAAGTCAAAGACAGCTCAACACTCAACTACCAAAATGCCTACGCGTACCTCAGCCCCTTCCTTTCGGCGAGCAGGAGCTTCCTGCGGATCCGCCGGCTGGAGAGCGAgctgccctgcagccagccccagcagctctgggTGGATTACATCTTCAGCAAGGAGGCCTTGGGGACTCAGCTGGAGAGCCTGGATGTGGTATTCCTG GTCCTGGCCAAGGGGACCATTGCCTCCATCCTCAGGAAAGAGCTGCCTGCAGAGGCTG GGCTGAGAGGCTCCTTCTCCCTGGAGCTGCCCATCGGCCCCGAGCTGGCGCCCACGGCCAAGGTGCTGGGCTACACGGTGCTGCCCAATGGCGAGATGGTGGCTGACAGCACCAAGCTCAAGGTGGCCAAGTGCTTTCCCAACAAG GTGAAGATGGCTTTTTCGGaggacagggctctgcccggCTCAGCGCTGCGGCTGGAGCTGGAGGCTGCCCCAGGGTCCCTGTGCGCCATCCGTGCCGTGGACCGCAGCGTGCTGCTCTTGAAGCCCGAGGCTGAGCTCAACACGGAGGCG GTCTACAAAGTACTCCCCGAATTCGACTACCCTGGAAGCATTCAGGACCCGCATCCCTGTTCAGCATTTTTCTGGGACTATCCCCCCGACTTTGAGATCCCATTTGTACTGAGACAGCGAGACTTCTTTCGCCCTCCAAGGAGGCATCGCTCACCTTTCCTTTTTTGGAGGAATTCCCAGATGGACACCTACAGGTTATTTCAG aatgCAGCACTGAAACTTTTCACCAATACCAAGACCAGCGATGTTTGCAAAGAGAAGATTGTCTTGCCTGGGATGGCAGGTCCCTCAGGTCCCAGAG GTCGCTTGGACTCCCCTATGACCTCTTTGTGGAAAGGAGCTGCTGACCCAGTAATAATGAGACTTAGTGTCCCAGAAGTAGTGGGCCATCATACCCCTGTGGCCTCTGACCAGGAAGAGCCACCAGCACCCCGGACGTATTTCCCAGAGACGTGGCTGTGGGACCTGGTCCCCGTGGG GGAGGGGGGCTCTGTGGAGGTGACGGTGACGGTGCCCGATGCCATCACTGAGTGGGAAGCTGGGATGTTCTGCACGGCCCCGTTGGGCTTGGGGCTGGCCCCTGCCACCACCCTCACGGCCTTCAAGCCCTTCTTCGTGGAGCTGGCGCTACCCTACTCTGTGGTCCGCCACGAAGCCTTCACCCTCGTGGCCACCGTCTTCAACTACCTGCGGCAGTGCCTGCGa GTTCAGGTGATGCTGGCAGAGTCGGCAGAGCTGGAGGTGTCGGCGAGCACGGACGAGGCGTTCAGTGGTTGCATCTGTGCAGATGAAGCGAGGACCTTCCGATGGGGCGTGCGAGCCACCAGCCTGG GGGAGGTGAACATCACCATCAGCACTGAGGCCCTCAGCTCCAAGGAGCTCTGCGGCAACGAGATGCCCGTTGTGCCAGCCCAGGGCCGCGTGGACACCATGATAAAGCCCTTGCTGGTGCAG CCCGGGGGGATCCTGGTGGAGAAGGCGCACAactccctgctctgccaggaaG TCGCTGAAGAAATCTCCCTGGAGGTTCCTGCAAACATCTTGGAGGGCTCCCAGCGAGCCCACGTCACCGTGATGG GCGACATCATGGGCAACGCTCTGCAGAACCTGGACCACCTCCTGGCCATGCCCTACGGCTGCGGGGAGCAGAATATGGTCCGCTTCGCCCCCAACATCTACATCCAGCAGTACCTGGAGAAGAGCGGGCAGCTGCACCCCGACATCCGCGCCAAGGCGCAGGGCTTCCTGCAGAGCG GGTACCAGCGGGAGTTGCTCTACAAACACGACGACGGCTCTTACAGCGCCTTCGGGAAGAGCGATCCCAGCGGCAATACCTG GCTGACAGCGTTTGTCCTCAAGTCCTTCGGGCAAGCCAGAGCCTACGTGGCCATCGAGGAGCAGCACATCACCGACGCGCTGCGCTGGCTGCGGAAGAAGCAGCGGGAGACGGGCTGCTTCCGCAGCGTGGGGAAGCTCTTCAACAACGCGCTGCAG GGTGGCGTCTCGGATGAGCTCTCGCTGTCGGCTTATGTCACAGCTGCgatgctggagctggggctgtccCCCAAG AACCCAAAGGTGAGCTCAGCCCTGCAGTGCCTGGAGGCTTCGGCCACGGATGACCCCTACACGCAGGCGCTGCTCGCCTACGTCTTCGGGCTGGCGGGGCGCGGGGAGCAGCAGCGAGCCCGCctgcagagcctggcccagcaCAGCGTCAGCGCAG AGGGGCAGCTCTACTGGCGGAGGAAGGGGAAGGCTCTGCCCCCCTCGCAGCCCTCCTGGGCTGCCGCCGCGCCGGCAGAGGTGGAGATGACCGCCTACGTCCTCCTGGCCTACCTCTCCCAGCCCCACGTGTCCTCTGCCGACATGGGGACTGCTTCCCAAATCGTCCGCTGGCTCAGCAAGCAGCAAAACCCCTACGGGGGCTTCGCCTCTACGCAG GACACGGTGGTGGCCCTGCAAGCCCTGGCCAAGTACGCCGCCTTGACATACGGCAGCAACGGGGACTTCACGGTGACGGTGACGTCCCCGACGGGCACTGCGCAGGACTTCGTGCTGCACGACAGCAACCGGCTGGTGCTGCAGCGGGCGGCTCTGCACGAGCTGCCGGGGACGTACGGGGTGCGAgcccgcgggcagggctgcgcccTGGTGCAG GTGACCCTGCGCTATAACGTGCCACCCCCTCCGAGCACGGGGATGTTTGACCTCCGCGTGGAGACGGAGCCTGGGGAGTGCACGGGGGACGCCAGCGCCCgcttccacctcctcctcaggGCACG GTACACCGGGGAGCGTCCCGCCACCAACATGGTTGTCATCGAGGCCAAGCTGCCGTCTGGCTACATCCCGGACAAGAGCTCCATGGTGGAG CTGAAGAGGCAGAAGCTGGTGAAGAAGGTGGAGGTGCAGCCCGACCAGGTGACGATTTACCTGGACCAG CTGACGAAGGAGGAGGAGACCTTCGCCTTCACCACCACGCAGGACTTCCCGGTGAAGAACCTCCAGCCGGCCACCGTGACGCTGTACGACTACTATGAGACGG ATGACCGCACGGATGCTGCCTACAGCGCACCTTGCAGCTCAG AGGCTGACGGTCAGGAGCAGGAAAACTTCTAG